The following DNA comes from Oreochromis niloticus isolate F11D_XX linkage group LG23, O_niloticus_UMD_NMBU, whole genome shotgun sequence.
AGGCAGAAGTTATGCAGAATATTCAGCTTCATGCAGTTTTTACAACATTAATTCATCTCAACTAAAGCAGAAAGAGGAGGTTGATGTGTGAACATCAAAGAACCAAATCATGGAGCTGAAATAGACTAATCAGACCTTACAATATGACCACGACAGGTGACAAGATTATCTCTTTTTCACAGCACCTGTTAGTGGGTAGGATGTATTAAGGAGCAAGTAATCATTTTCTCCTCAAAGTTGGTGTGttagaaacagaaaaactggcAAGTGTAAGGATTTGAGCAGGTTTGACAAAATATTGATGGCTACACGACTCGGTCTAGACAACCCGGCTTCTGCAAAAATGCAGCGTTTGTGGGGTGTTGCTGCGGTGGTCACTATGCATTAAAAGTGGTCCAAAGAAGAAACAGTGACCAGTAACTGAGCATCTGTGGGATCTACAGGACAAACAAGTGTGATCCATGGAGGTCCTTCCTCACAACTTACAGGACTTCAaggatctgttgctaacatctCAGTGCCAGATATCACAGCACATCTTCAGGGGTCGAGTGGAATCCATGCCTCAGGactgttttggcagcaaaagaGGGACCAACACAAAATCAGGCAGAGTCATAATGTTACATCTGATCGGTGTATGACACTGCTTTACTTCAGCTGCCACATTCACCATCAGACAGGTTTTTGTACTGGTCTGTGTCACTGTGTGAGGGGACAGGATCTTTGGCTCTGGAGTTAAACTGTACGTAACAGGTAAgaacaaatgaattcattttcctTACAGCGTTCAAAATGACAATTTGTTCAAAGCCAGTTTCCGTTATGCCCgactttaaatgtgtttttattaaggtcgaaaaaaaatgtgaatctCACTGTATATGTGAGgtattcattgttttttttaatcgtgAAAAGTCCTAAAAGTCTGATGTGAGCAGGGTTACAACTAATCCTTATCTAACAAATTTCAacacctttttatttattttatttttatatttgtttgtaagCTCAAAAAGACAACAGATTCACTGGGATTTGTAAAACAAAATCATTCAAATTAAACATTGTGGACATATTTACAGTAaatttgtaaataaaatgttattcaTATTTGAACCATaagacacatttaaggaaagttTAATGACTACTGGCTTAATATAATCTCAAATATTATAGTAGATGTAATTTGGAAATTTAGGACTTGACATCATACTTAAAATAAGAAAAGTTTTGAAATTATATAATAAGCTATGTAATTCggtatttaattaaatgtagTGCATTATATAGAATTGATTGTGTATCCTTTGAGGGCCTTAAGCTATGTTCCACATATTCAAATAATTGCTATTGTTTAACTACATGAAAAAATAACGTCTCATGTGAACAAATGTGAACACAATGAAAAAAGTTCTGAAGTTACTGATCTAATGATGtgttggtctctctctctctgtgcataCTGGAAATTTcttaaatgtcattttaatgtcattaaaatgacattaaaatatttatttatatcaatCGCaatatagatttaaaaaatcCCATGTACGAATATTTCTCATAAATGTTTTCAGATGAAATTACTGTAATACTTATATACTAACCTTAATTATATATTGTAAGAGATTAAGAGATCCCAAATATAAAAtcataatgaaaacaaagataCAATTAAATTCTGACATATTATAAAAACCGATATACAAATATTCACATCGTATATATGAAATCTTATTTGCAACCGTTTTAGAATAATTACAAACTATATGCTTCAAATATATACAGAAACCATAATGTATGAAGTACACGTGCTTTTATTATCAATACTGTAGCAATAATACGTGAAGgatgtgatttatttttacatctatAGATGTGTTACATTGTATTGTTATAATTTAAATTGTGATAAAAGAGACGTAAAGGACAAAGGAGTTAATTGTATTAAATATTGTGTGTTAATGAAATCAGTTTAACTTTGATAAATATAATTCTGCCTTTAATATATGCTATTATATTGTATATTATAACAATAAATCATCTGAATATTattaagtgtttaaaatgagcCATTACACGGCCGACAGGCACTGATGGGTAGTTTGGTGATAATGAAGCCTGTCAGGTCACACTGAGTGAAATTCTGTGTCTGCTGTCAAACTTCAGATATGCCGGTACTGAAGCCCTCGGTGACAGTGTACCAAGCAGCATCCAGTGATCATCTGGAGGAGAAGAGATCCCTGCTGTGTGTGGCCTCACAAATGGTTCCTCCTGTGGTCCAGATCACCTGGAAAAGGCAGGAGCAGGACGGATCTTCGCTGGCATTGCCCCCTGGTGGCACAGAACAGCTGGACGTCATAGAGTCCGATTACACTGCCAGCATCTTGTTGATCCATCAGCGAGACGAGAACTCACATACATATGACTGTTCTGTCACACACGAGGGGGGGACGGTGGAGCGACAAATAGAGGAAGGTAATGAAAGTTTGTTGCCTTTTCAGCATGAAATTGGCTACGCAGCTACTCAAATGTGACTTTTCTGTTTCAGGAGTTTCTCAAAGTCCACCAAAAGAACTTCCACCAGATACACTTTCCACCAATCAAACTTTAACAGAACGTCCATCATCAGAACATCCTGTGTCTCAAAAACAAGTAAAACTGCTCTGCCTGGTGTA
Coding sequences within:
- the LOC106097410 gene encoding immunoglobulin lambda-1 light chain → MLFLPAAALCCLCSVMVTMAEELIQSDLTLTRRPGESVSFSCGGTDQCSSPIVDWYQKKDTRDSFRMLLSINTKNGAITKGYNHPEEEDFSAVKKQDGWELEIKKVKDVHSATYYCCCSKSSHRDRIFGSGVKLYVTDMPVLKPSVTVYQAASSDHLEEKRSLLCVASQMVPPVVQITWKRQEQDGSSLALPPGGTEQLDVIESDYTASILLIHQRDENSHTYDCSVTHEGGTVERQIEEGVSQSPPKELPPDTLSTNQTLTERPSSEHPVSQKQVKLLCLVYTVLITKSLVYCCGVSLLRLVRRSCKHAAD